TTGATGCGCATATTCTCCAGCGCATCAAGGTCAAGACCAAGCCCGGCGGCATAGCCTTCCACGGTATCCGTGGTCTGCTTTTCCATGGCCTCTACCAGCTGCAGCATGGTGCCGATACGCCCCTCATAATGAAGCACGGCCTCCGACACCACTTCACTGAGTTTCAGGCTGCTGATGATTTCAGTTTTGTCCATCTGGAAGATCACGTCCACCAGGGAGAGAATGCCCACCAGAAAGCTCTGATCTTTTTCGGCACTGGCGGAGCCGTACAGATGGGCTGCAATTTCCTCCATCAGCTTGGCGCGAAAGATGGCCGACTCAAAGACTGGCCCGCGCAGTCCACCATTCTGGGGATCAGAGTAGCAGAGCAGGAGCAGCCAGTTCTGGAGCTTGATGCGCCCCATCAGGGTGATGGCATGGTGCAGGGAGGCAATATTGCTGCGCAGGTAGAAGGCACCGGAGTTGATGTATTTGAGGAGATTGACGCTGAGTTCCGGGCAGAATTTCAGCTCGCTTTCGATTTCCTGGGACGTGCTGGTTTCCGAATTCAGCAGCTGAATGGTTTTCAGCACTGTCAGTTTCGAGGGCTCGTAGGCATGGCCTTCAATGACTTCGGTATGGGCGAAGTAATAGCCCTGGAAAAGCGAGAATCCCAGCTTGCGGCACAGTTCCACATCGCGGCGATTTTCCATTTTCTCGATAATCAGCGTGGTGTAGAACTGCCGGTAGGTGTGGGCCATGCGCACCAGTCGACGCGGGCTGTTCAGGCTGAAGTCCACCTTGATAAACTCCACCTTGTCCACCAGGTTCTTGAAGCGGGTCAGGTACTCCCGCTCGAATATCACCTCATCCAGGGCAAAACGGTATCCCTTGAATGACAGGTCGCGCACCCGCTCCACCAGCTCATCGGAAATAGTGCTGTGTTCAAGGATTTCAAAGACAATCCGGTCCTGGGGCAGAGCTTCAATGGCATCGGTCATCAGAAAACGATCATCGATGTTGACAAAGCCAAGCTTATCGCCGATGAGGTTGTTGATCCCGAAATTCATGAGAAAATTCACCAGGGTTCGCGCAGAGGCCTGAACAGAATCTTCATACACCGTAAAGTTGGCTTTTCCATGGCGGAAAAACAACTCATAGGCAACAATCTGGTTATCGGCATCCAATATGGGTTGTCTTCCGATATATATCTTGTGCATGGTGTGTACCCCAGTCGTAATTTTTTCCGTCAATGTCTCTCCACATTGCTCCAAACTCAGATACGTCCGCCTTTCCACACCACCAGACCAAAGATATCTTCAGCAGACAGCTGCTCTGGATGCACCCTCTCGGAGGGATAGGCCGGGTTATCGCTGAAAAAGCGTAAAAATCCATTCAACAGGAGCTCTACTCTTTTAATGATCAGGTTCTGTTTCGCCTGAAAAACATAAATACCATTGGTTTCAATAGCGGTACAGCTCCTGTCCACGACCATCAGATCCCCTTTGCGTATAGTCGGTTCCATGCTGTCACAATGGGCGCGCACGATGGCCATGGTCTCTGTTGAAAACCCTATGGCCTGCAGCAGCTGATCCTTGCTGTGGGGAGACACAACTGTCTCAAGGGTTCTGTCATCAATCGGGCTGTGCTCATATTCATAAAGCAGTTCATTCTCTTCGCGGGAGGGCTTACCAGAAAGAATTGCCGCTGTTTTTGCCTGAAAAGCAGATACTCCCACCATCTGCCCGTGTTCAGAGATACCGATAAGCGCATCCATGCTGACCTGATAATCCAGCGCGATCTTCAGCATCCACTCCAGAGGAAAAAATCCCCGTTTCTTGGCCCCGGAAACCGAGGCCGGGTTAATTCCCAAGGCATCCGCCAGCTCTGCCTGGGTGGACAAGCCGGTCAGCTGCTGTATTCTGCTCCATGCACCGTTAAAGGGAACCATGGCTGCTCCTGTTTGCCTGTGGGATGGGTAAACCCGGATATGCGCCGTGTGGAATCACTGCACCTCAATACTCAGGGGCAGCCGGATCGTCGTTCGCGTACCTTCGCTGGTATTTTCCACACTGATGACTCCCGCCATCTTTTCCTCTATGACAATTTTCGCCAGATACAGCTCTGTACCCGTCCCTCGCACCACTCCACTGCCAACCCCCCGCTCACGGGTAGTGAAGTAGGGGTCGAATATCCGCGCAAGAACAGACTCGTCAATACCTCCACCATTATCACTGATGGCGATAATCACTTCACCCGCTGTCTGCTCCACATGAATGAGAATCCTGCCTGGCTTGCGCGCCAGAATAATCGCATCGCGAGAGTTGCCGATAATGGACAGCAGTACCTGTTGAAACTCACGGGGGTAGCCGAACAGTGAAACATGAGAGCTGGTGTCTTCGAGGGTGATGCGGATATTGTTGTCCTTGAGCTGTGGCCAGATAAAGATCAGCACACTCTTAAGCGCCTCTTCCAGCTCAAAACGCACCTTGCTGGCATCAGGCTTGAGGATATTGCGAAAGGTGTCTATCGTGC
This portion of the Desulfurispirillum indicum S5 genome encodes:
- a CDS encoding EAL and HDOD domain-containing protein; its protein translation is MHKIYIGRQPILDADNQIVAYELFFRHGKANFTVYEDSVQASARTLVNFLMNFGINNLIGDKLGFVNIDDRFLMTDAIEALPQDRIVFEILEHSTISDELVERVRDLSFKGYRFALDEVIFEREYLTRFKNLVDKVEFIKVDFSLNSPRRLVRMAHTYRQFYTTLIIEKMENRRDVELCRKLGFSLFQGYYFAHTEVIEGHAYEPSKLTVLKTIQLLNSETSTSQEIESELKFCPELSVNLLKYINSGAFYLRSNIASLHHAITLMGRIKLQNWLLLLCYSDPQNGGLRGPVFESAIFRAKLMEEIAAHLYGSASAEKDQSFLVGILSLVDVIFQMDKTEIISSLKLSEVVSEAVLHYEGRIGTMLQLVEAMEKQTTDTVEGYAAGLGLDLDALENMRINTYEFLQNFIRTLER
- a CDS encoding LexA family transcriptional regulator, with the translated sequence MVPFNGAWSRIQQLTGLSTQAELADALGINPASVSGAKKRGFFPLEWMLKIALDYQVSMDALIGISEHGQMVGVSAFQAKTAAILSGKPSREENELLYEYEHSPIDDRTLETVVSPHSKDQLLQAIGFSTETMAIVRAHCDSMEPTIRKGDLMVVDRSCTAIETNGIYVFQAKQNLIIKRVELLLNGFLRFFSDNPAYPSERVHPEQLSAEDIFGLVVWKGGRI